One segment of Micromonospora parathelypteridis DNA contains the following:
- a CDS encoding FAD-binding oxidoreductase, producing the protein MHPIHKPTDNGAPITEDAAARLAAQTVGPVLLPGNERYDVECASYNLAVPQQPALVVGAANAADVQAAVRFAAEQGLPVAVLATGHSALPSAGALLITTRRMDAVTIDAEARTARIEAGVRWQQVVEAAAKHGLAPLNGAAPTVGAVSYTLGGGLSPIGRTFGLASDHVHLIELVTADGELRTVTATNEPELFWALRGGKGNFGVVTALEFALFPVSHIYGGGLFFPGEQAAEVLKAWGRWTAGVPDEVTSSIALLQLPPAPEVPEPLRGRLVAHVRIAYLGAAEEGERLIAPLRAIAPTLIDSVTEMPYSAVGSIHADPPTPIPFVDRSALLREFTPELVDTIIAQAGPGAGSPLTVLEIRHLGGALDRRPEPTNAVDLRDADFTFYAVAIGGPDQAEAFRGYLTGLFQAIQPWSTGRRFVNFLGASDASAEGVAAAYSPETYERLVSVKRSYDPTNVFRVNHNIIPA; encoded by the coding sequence ATGCACCCCATCCACAAACCAACCGACAACGGCGCTCCGATCACGGAGGATGCCGCAGCACGTCTCGCCGCCCAGACGGTCGGACCAGTACTACTCCCCGGTAACGAGCGGTACGACGTCGAATGCGCGTCATACAACCTCGCCGTTCCGCAGCAGCCGGCGCTCGTGGTCGGCGCCGCCAACGCCGCCGACGTGCAAGCCGCTGTCCGCTTCGCCGCCGAGCAGGGCCTGCCGGTCGCGGTGCTCGCCACCGGTCACTCCGCGCTTCCCTCGGCCGGAGCGCTCCTGATCACCACCCGGCGGATGGACGCGGTCACCATCGACGCCGAGGCACGCACGGCCAGGATCGAGGCCGGCGTACGGTGGCAGCAGGTCGTCGAGGCGGCGGCCAAGCACGGGCTGGCACCACTCAACGGAGCGGCTCCGACCGTCGGCGCGGTCAGCTACACGCTCGGCGGTGGGTTGAGCCCGATCGGCCGCACCTTCGGCCTCGCCTCCGACCACGTCCACCTGATCGAACTCGTCACCGCAGACGGCGAGCTGCGCACGGTGACCGCGACCAACGAGCCCGAGCTGTTCTGGGCGCTGCGGGGCGGCAAGGGCAACTTCGGCGTGGTCACCGCGCTGGAATTCGCCCTGTTCCCGGTCAGCCACATCTACGGCGGTGGCCTCTTCTTCCCGGGTGAGCAGGCGGCCGAGGTGCTGAAGGCGTGGGGACGGTGGACCGCCGGCGTACCGGACGAGGTGACCTCGTCGATCGCGTTGCTGCAGTTGCCGCCGGCCCCCGAGGTGCCCGAGCCGCTGCGCGGCCGGCTGGTGGCGCACGTACGGATCGCCTACCTCGGCGCGGCGGAGGAGGGCGAGCGGCTGATCGCTCCGCTGCGCGCGATCGCCCCGACACTGATCGACTCGGTGACCGAAATGCCGTACAGCGCGGTCGGCTCGATCCACGCCGACCCGCCGACCCCGATCCCGTTCGTGGACCGCTCGGCGCTGCTACGGGAGTTCACCCCGGAACTGGTCGACACGATCATCGCTCAGGCCGGCCCGGGCGCGGGCAGCCCGCTGACCGTGCTGGAGATCCGGCACCTCGGTGGGGCTCTCGACCGCCGCCCGGAGCCGACGAACGCGGTCGACCTGCGAGACGCCGATTTCACCTTCTACGCCGTCGCGATCGGCGGGCCGGACCAGGCCGAGGCGTTCCGGGGTTACCTGACCGGCCTGTTCCAGGCCATCCAGCCGTGGAGCACCGGCAGGCGGTTCGTCAACTTCCTGGGCGCCAGCGATGCCAGTGCCGAAGGGGTAGCGGCGGCCTACTCGCCGGAGACGTACGAGCGGCTGGTCTCGGTCAAGCGCAGCTACGACCCGACCAACGTCTTCCGCGTCAACCACAACATCATCCCGGCCTGA